A DNA window from Drosophila pseudoobscura strain MV-25-SWS-2005 chromosome 2, UCI_Dpse_MV25, whole genome shotgun sequence contains the following coding sequences:
- the mfas gene encoding transforming growth factor-beta-induced protein ig-h3 isoform X1, whose translation MLRQWACLLLLGSISIQAVPYYGDFMPHLTHPLPLHRTMFAPIPLAPLEPLDLEPMHAQASQRVASVWARGPPGPMPLAPQRPQSHLLPLFSSGSSFDTEFVPLEQQQQPQGRQDVGPAPGPVPPTTGVEQKPFNVDAITTDVNAPNPAIFFQQSFPFFGNEFFNSFGGFGFGNAQEPWWKGPNVCTEKEEGETVATETEGDETVDTFGQERDGVSSVVRSPLFGQFQFSVNSCMEKPNKHVCTKIVNQNGKKKTLTLTRQCCHGYGRSRNADFSTPCEKIDIKDVEVTAGDMGAKQFIESARKAGELSDMLGQGSGKKVTLFLPKDQDFMEYHAQQQQENAVDQANADKTKPSSIYKLHAVLGELELEDVPNEQLLQTEVPDQKIRINSYQLPPALGLEPYRYSANCVPIDKHDKLSEQAVVHTLNGMLQPLTKNVMDIIRERPDMSIMRTVLEKTNLSAMLEGEKPVTIFVPTDLAFDKLEPHLRRALKEGRGCASNILKNHMLDLTFCSLATVPGAKTTAFNLLGEPLLLNRTQRAENQTGPSSIFINNVAKIMEADIMGTNGVLHVIDTILPTETALPMTTLISQKNLTIFKQLLEASGYDDQFDDLNNVTIFAPIDKALQNTEWARLLKEQPEVLNHNLDLLEFLNYHVVKPMIKTCDLSEKSLPTMAGSNVRLNLYSTHALFSDVMNRATVNCARLVHFDDESCGSVLHQLDRPLTPPKNNMLKVLEANPGYSKFLELVRKANLTQLLSNDSNSYTLLVPKNDVFDEFSESGETQKPAVQTQAELVAMVKTHIVEDVVCCAGIIPTNWPFVRSIESIGGQHLRITRDRRPKIENAGVTKCDVVATNGILHEINDIIVPRPQRAQQRPQLIPPGAGYQPQSDFDVFF comes from the exons ATGTTGAGACAGTGGGCttgcctgctcctgctcgggTCCATCTCCATCCAGGCGGTGCCCTACTACGGAGA CTTTATGCCACACTTAACACACCCATTGCCGCTGCATCGCACTATGTTCGCGCCCATACCACTAGCACCACTAGAACCACTCGATCTGGAGCCCATGCATGCCCAGGCCTCGCAGCGAGTGGCAAGTGTCTGGGCCCGTGGTCCCCCCGGTCCCATGCCGCTGGCCCCCCAGCGACCACAATCTCACCTGTTGCCACTcttcagcagcggcagtagcTTCGATACTGAGTTCGTGCccctggagcagcagcaacagccccaGGGACGTCAGGATGTGGGTCCAGCGCCCGGCCCCGTTCCGCCAACAACTGGAGTGGAGCAGAAACCTTTCA ATGTGGACGCGATCACCACAGATGTGAATGCACCCAATCCAGCGATATTCTTCCAGCAATCGTTCCCCTTCTTTGGCAATGAGTTCTTCAACTCATTTGGCGGTTTTGGCTTCGGCAATGCCCAGGAGCCCTGGTGGAAAGG TCCCAATGTGTGCACCGAGAAAGAGGAAGGCGAGACCGTGGCCACAGAGACCGAGGGTGATGAAACCGTTGACACCTTTGGCCAGGAACGTGACGGCGTCAGCAGCGTTGTGCGATCCCCACTCTTCGGACAGTTCCAGTTCAGCGTAAACTCCTGCATGGAGAAGCCCAACAAGCACGTCTGCACCAAGAT CGTCAatcaaaatggcaaaaagaaGACCCTGACGTTGACACGTCAGTGCTGTCACGGCTATGGGCGCTCGAGGAACGCGGACTTTAGCACACCCTGCGAGAAGATCGACATCAAGGATGTGGAGGTTACGGCCGGCGACATGGGAGCCAAGCAGTTCATCGAGAGTGCCCGCAAAGCCGGAGAACTGTCGGACATGCTGGGTCAGGGCAGTGGCAAGAAGGTGACTCTGTTTTTGCCCAAGGATCAGGACTTTATGGAGTACcatgcccagcagcagcaggagaat GCAGTGGACCAAGCCAATGCTGATAAAACAAAGCCATCGTCCATCTACAAGCTTCATGCAGTTCTCGGAGAACTTGAACTGGAGGATGTACCCaacgagcagctgctgcaaacGGAGGTGCCAGACCAGAAGATCCGCATCAACAGCTACCAGCTACCCCCAGCTCTGGGTCTAGAGCCCTACCGCTATTCCGCCAACTGTGTGCCAATCGATAAGCACGACAAGCTCTCCGAGCAGGCCGTTGTCCATACACTGAATGGAATGCTCCAGCCCCTGACCAAGAACGTGATGGATATCATTCGCGAGCGCCCGGATATGTCCATAATGCGCACAGTTCTGGAGAAGACCAATCTGAGTGCCATGTTGGAGGGTGAGAAGCCGGTGACCATCTTTGTGCCCACCGATTTGGCCTTCGATAAGCTGGAGCCGCATCTGCGACGGGCTCTGAAGGAGGGACGTGGCTGTGCGTCGA ACATCCTCAAGAACCACATGCTGGATCTTACCTTCTGCTCGCTGGCTACAGTTCCCGGAGCCAAGACGACAGCCTTCAATTTGCTGGGTGAGCCCCTGCTGCTCAATCGCACTCAGCGCGCTGAGAATCAGACTGGACCGTCTTCGATCTTCATCAATAACGTGGCCAAGATAATGGAAGCGGATATTATGGGTACAAATGGTGTGCTCCATGTGATCGATACCATTCTGCCCACGGAGACGGCACTGCCCATGACCACTCTGATATCGCAGAAGAACCTGACCATCTTCAAGCAGTTGTTGGAGGCCTCTGGCTATGACGATCAGTTCGATGATCTGAACAATGTGACGATCTTTGCACCCATAGACAAGGCACTGCAGAACACGGAGTGGGCTCGTCTTCTGAAGGAGCAGCCGGAGGTTCTTAACCACAATCTGGATCTGTTGGAGTTCCTCAACTATCACGTTGTCAAGCCCATGATCAAGACGTGCGATCTGTCGGAGAAGTCCCTGCCTACGATGGCCGGCTCCAATGTCCGTCTGAATCTGTATTCCACCCATGCTCTCTTCTCGGATGTGATGAATCGTGCCACCGTGAACTGTGCCCGCCTGGTGCATTTCGATGACGAGAGCTGTGGCTCGGTGCTGCATCAGCTGGATCGTCCACTGACGCCACCCAAGAAT AATATGCTCAAGGTGCTGGAGGCCAATCCCGGCTACAGCAAATTCTTGGAGCTGGTGCGCAAGGCCAATCTGACCCAGCTGCTGTCCAACGATTCGAATAGCTACACCCTGCTGGTGCCCAAGAACGATGTCTTTGATGAGTTCAGCGAGTCGGGTGAGACCCAGAAGCCCGCAGTCCAGACCCAGGCGGAACTAGTGGCCATGGTCAAGACTCACATTGTGGAGGATGTTGTCTGCTGTGCTGGCATCATTCCCACCAACTGGCCTTTTGTGCGCTCCATCGAATCGATCGGGGGTCAGCATTTGCGCATCACTCGCGATCGTCGGCCCAAGATTGAGAATGCCGGCGTAACCAAGTGCGATGTGGTGGCCACCAATGGCATTCTCCACGAGATCAATGACATCATTGTGCCGAGGCCACAACGTGCCCAGCAACGACCCCAGCTGATCCCGCCAGGCGCTGGCTATCAGCCACAGAGCGACTTTGATGTCTTCTTCTGA
- the mfas gene encoding transforming growth factor-beta-induced protein ig-h3 isoform X2, giving the protein MLRQWACLLLLGSISIQAVPYYGDSGSGSESEFEESVGYASDSLSKSSSGSSFDTEFVPLEQQQQPQGRQDVGPAPGPVPPTTGVEQKPFNVDAITTDVNAPNPAIFFQQSFPFFGNEFFNSFGGFGFGNAQEPWWKGPNVCTEKEEGETVATETEGDETVDTFGQERDGVSSVVRSPLFGQFQFSVNSCMEKPNKHVCTKIVNQNGKKKTLTLTRQCCHGYGRSRNADFSTPCEKIDIKDVEVTAGDMGAKQFIESARKAGELSDMLGQGSGKKVTLFLPKDQDFMEYHAQQQQENAVDQANADKTKPSSIYKLHAVLGELELEDVPNEQLLQTEVPDQKIRINSYQLPPALGLEPYRYSANCVPIDKHDKLSEQAVVHTLNGMLQPLTKNVMDIIRERPDMSIMRTVLEKTNLSAMLEGEKPVTIFVPTDLAFDKLEPHLRRALKEGRGCASNILKNHMLDLTFCSLATVPGAKTTAFNLLGEPLLLNRTQRAENQTGPSSIFINNVAKIMEADIMGTNGVLHVIDTILPTETALPMTTLISQKNLTIFKQLLEASGYDDQFDDLNNVTIFAPIDKALQNTEWARLLKEQPEVLNHNLDLLEFLNYHVVKPMIKTCDLSEKSLPTMAGSNVRLNLYSTHALFSDVMNRATVNCARLVHFDDESCGSVLHQLDRPLTPPKNNMLKVLEANPGYSKFLELVRKANLTQLLSNDSNSYTLLVPKNDVFDEFSESGETQKPAVQTQAELVAMVKTHIVEDVVCCAGIIPTNWPFVRSIESIGGQHLRITRDRRPKIENAGVTKCDVVATNGILHEINDIIVPRPQRAQQRPQLIPPGAGYQPQSDFDVFF; this is encoded by the exons ATGTTGAGACAGTGGGCttgcctgctcctgctcgggTCCATCTCCATCCAGGCGGTGCCCTACTACGGAGA TTCAGGCTCCGGATCGGAATCTGAGTTTGAGGAGTCCGTGGGTTATGCTTCCGATTCTTTATCCAAATCCAG cagcggcagtagcTTCGATACTGAGTTCGTGCccctggagcagcagcaacagccccaGGGACGTCAGGATGTGGGTCCAGCGCCCGGCCCCGTTCCGCCAACAACTGGAGTGGAGCAGAAACCTTTCA ATGTGGACGCGATCACCACAGATGTGAATGCACCCAATCCAGCGATATTCTTCCAGCAATCGTTCCCCTTCTTTGGCAATGAGTTCTTCAACTCATTTGGCGGTTTTGGCTTCGGCAATGCCCAGGAGCCCTGGTGGAAAGG TCCCAATGTGTGCACCGAGAAAGAGGAAGGCGAGACCGTGGCCACAGAGACCGAGGGTGATGAAACCGTTGACACCTTTGGCCAGGAACGTGACGGCGTCAGCAGCGTTGTGCGATCCCCACTCTTCGGACAGTTCCAGTTCAGCGTAAACTCCTGCATGGAGAAGCCCAACAAGCACGTCTGCACCAAGAT CGTCAatcaaaatggcaaaaagaaGACCCTGACGTTGACACGTCAGTGCTGTCACGGCTATGGGCGCTCGAGGAACGCGGACTTTAGCACACCCTGCGAGAAGATCGACATCAAGGATGTGGAGGTTACGGCCGGCGACATGGGAGCCAAGCAGTTCATCGAGAGTGCCCGCAAAGCCGGAGAACTGTCGGACATGCTGGGTCAGGGCAGTGGCAAGAAGGTGACTCTGTTTTTGCCCAAGGATCAGGACTTTATGGAGTACcatgcccagcagcagcaggagaat GCAGTGGACCAAGCCAATGCTGATAAAACAAAGCCATCGTCCATCTACAAGCTTCATGCAGTTCTCGGAGAACTTGAACTGGAGGATGTACCCaacgagcagctgctgcaaacGGAGGTGCCAGACCAGAAGATCCGCATCAACAGCTACCAGCTACCCCCAGCTCTGGGTCTAGAGCCCTACCGCTATTCCGCCAACTGTGTGCCAATCGATAAGCACGACAAGCTCTCCGAGCAGGCCGTTGTCCATACACTGAATGGAATGCTCCAGCCCCTGACCAAGAACGTGATGGATATCATTCGCGAGCGCCCGGATATGTCCATAATGCGCACAGTTCTGGAGAAGACCAATCTGAGTGCCATGTTGGAGGGTGAGAAGCCGGTGACCATCTTTGTGCCCACCGATTTGGCCTTCGATAAGCTGGAGCCGCATCTGCGACGGGCTCTGAAGGAGGGACGTGGCTGTGCGTCGA ACATCCTCAAGAACCACATGCTGGATCTTACCTTCTGCTCGCTGGCTACAGTTCCCGGAGCCAAGACGACAGCCTTCAATTTGCTGGGTGAGCCCCTGCTGCTCAATCGCACTCAGCGCGCTGAGAATCAGACTGGACCGTCTTCGATCTTCATCAATAACGTGGCCAAGATAATGGAAGCGGATATTATGGGTACAAATGGTGTGCTCCATGTGATCGATACCATTCTGCCCACGGAGACGGCACTGCCCATGACCACTCTGATATCGCAGAAGAACCTGACCATCTTCAAGCAGTTGTTGGAGGCCTCTGGCTATGACGATCAGTTCGATGATCTGAACAATGTGACGATCTTTGCACCCATAGACAAGGCACTGCAGAACACGGAGTGGGCTCGTCTTCTGAAGGAGCAGCCGGAGGTTCTTAACCACAATCTGGATCTGTTGGAGTTCCTCAACTATCACGTTGTCAAGCCCATGATCAAGACGTGCGATCTGTCGGAGAAGTCCCTGCCTACGATGGCCGGCTCCAATGTCCGTCTGAATCTGTATTCCACCCATGCTCTCTTCTCGGATGTGATGAATCGTGCCACCGTGAACTGTGCCCGCCTGGTGCATTTCGATGACGAGAGCTGTGGCTCGGTGCTGCATCAGCTGGATCGTCCACTGACGCCACCCAAGAAT AATATGCTCAAGGTGCTGGAGGCCAATCCCGGCTACAGCAAATTCTTGGAGCTGGTGCGCAAGGCCAATCTGACCCAGCTGCTGTCCAACGATTCGAATAGCTACACCCTGCTGGTGCCCAAGAACGATGTCTTTGATGAGTTCAGCGAGTCGGGTGAGACCCAGAAGCCCGCAGTCCAGACCCAGGCGGAACTAGTGGCCATGGTCAAGACTCACATTGTGGAGGATGTTGTCTGCTGTGCTGGCATCATTCCCACCAACTGGCCTTTTGTGCGCTCCATCGAATCGATCGGGGGTCAGCATTTGCGCATCACTCGCGATCGTCGGCCCAAGATTGAGAATGCCGGCGTAACCAAGTGCGATGTGGTGGCCACCAATGGCATTCTCCACGAGATCAATGACATCATTGTGCCGAGGCCACAACGTGCCCAGCAACGACCCCAGCTGATCCCGCCAGGCGCTGGCTATCAGCCACAGAGCGACTTTGATGTCTTCTTCTGA
- the mfas gene encoding transforming growth factor-beta-induced protein ig-h3 isoform X4 encodes MLRQWACLLLLGSISIQAVPYYGDSGSSFDTEFVPLEQQQQPQGRQDVGPAPGPVPPTTGVEQKPFNVDAITTDVNAPNPAIFFQQSFPFFGNEFFNSFGGFGFGNAQEPWWKGPNVCTEKEEGETVATETEGDETVDTFGQERDGVSSVVRSPLFGQFQFSVNSCMEKPNKHVCTKIVNQNGKKKTLTLTRQCCHGYGRSRNADFSTPCEKIDIKDVEVTAGDMGAKQFIESARKAGELSDMLGQGSGKKVTLFLPKDQDFMEYHAQQQQENAVDQANADKTKPSSIYKLHAVLGELELEDVPNEQLLQTEVPDQKIRINSYQLPPALGLEPYRYSANCVPIDKHDKLSEQAVVHTLNGMLQPLTKNVMDIIRERPDMSIMRTVLEKTNLSAMLEGEKPVTIFVPTDLAFDKLEPHLRRALKEGRGCASNILKNHMLDLTFCSLATVPGAKTTAFNLLGEPLLLNRTQRAENQTGPSSIFINNVAKIMEADIMGTNGVLHVIDTILPTETALPMTTLISQKNLTIFKQLLEASGYDDQFDDLNNVTIFAPIDKALQNTEWARLLKEQPEVLNHNLDLLEFLNYHVVKPMIKTCDLSEKSLPTMAGSNVRLNLYSTHALFSDVMNRATVNCARLVHFDDESCGSVLHQLDRPLTPPKNNMLKVLEANPGYSKFLELVRKANLTQLLSNDSNSYTLLVPKNDVFDEFSESGETQKPAVQTQAELVAMVKTHIVEDVVCCAGIIPTNWPFVRSIESIGGQHLRITRDRRPKIENAGVTKCDVVATNGILHEINDIIVPRPQRAQQRPQLIPPGAGYQPQSDFDVFF; translated from the exons ATGTTGAGACAGTGGGCttgcctgctcctgctcgggTCCATCTCCATCCAGGCGGTGCCCTACTACGGAGA cagcggcagtagcTTCGATACTGAGTTCGTGCccctggagcagcagcaacagccccaGGGACGTCAGGATGTGGGTCCAGCGCCCGGCCCCGTTCCGCCAACAACTGGAGTGGAGCAGAAACCTTTCA ATGTGGACGCGATCACCACAGATGTGAATGCACCCAATCCAGCGATATTCTTCCAGCAATCGTTCCCCTTCTTTGGCAATGAGTTCTTCAACTCATTTGGCGGTTTTGGCTTCGGCAATGCCCAGGAGCCCTGGTGGAAAGG TCCCAATGTGTGCACCGAGAAAGAGGAAGGCGAGACCGTGGCCACAGAGACCGAGGGTGATGAAACCGTTGACACCTTTGGCCAGGAACGTGACGGCGTCAGCAGCGTTGTGCGATCCCCACTCTTCGGACAGTTCCAGTTCAGCGTAAACTCCTGCATGGAGAAGCCCAACAAGCACGTCTGCACCAAGAT CGTCAatcaaaatggcaaaaagaaGACCCTGACGTTGACACGTCAGTGCTGTCACGGCTATGGGCGCTCGAGGAACGCGGACTTTAGCACACCCTGCGAGAAGATCGACATCAAGGATGTGGAGGTTACGGCCGGCGACATGGGAGCCAAGCAGTTCATCGAGAGTGCCCGCAAAGCCGGAGAACTGTCGGACATGCTGGGTCAGGGCAGTGGCAAGAAGGTGACTCTGTTTTTGCCCAAGGATCAGGACTTTATGGAGTACcatgcccagcagcagcaggagaat GCAGTGGACCAAGCCAATGCTGATAAAACAAAGCCATCGTCCATCTACAAGCTTCATGCAGTTCTCGGAGAACTTGAACTGGAGGATGTACCCaacgagcagctgctgcaaacGGAGGTGCCAGACCAGAAGATCCGCATCAACAGCTACCAGCTACCCCCAGCTCTGGGTCTAGAGCCCTACCGCTATTCCGCCAACTGTGTGCCAATCGATAAGCACGACAAGCTCTCCGAGCAGGCCGTTGTCCATACACTGAATGGAATGCTCCAGCCCCTGACCAAGAACGTGATGGATATCATTCGCGAGCGCCCGGATATGTCCATAATGCGCACAGTTCTGGAGAAGACCAATCTGAGTGCCATGTTGGAGGGTGAGAAGCCGGTGACCATCTTTGTGCCCACCGATTTGGCCTTCGATAAGCTGGAGCCGCATCTGCGACGGGCTCTGAAGGAGGGACGTGGCTGTGCGTCGA ACATCCTCAAGAACCACATGCTGGATCTTACCTTCTGCTCGCTGGCTACAGTTCCCGGAGCCAAGACGACAGCCTTCAATTTGCTGGGTGAGCCCCTGCTGCTCAATCGCACTCAGCGCGCTGAGAATCAGACTGGACCGTCTTCGATCTTCATCAATAACGTGGCCAAGATAATGGAAGCGGATATTATGGGTACAAATGGTGTGCTCCATGTGATCGATACCATTCTGCCCACGGAGACGGCACTGCCCATGACCACTCTGATATCGCAGAAGAACCTGACCATCTTCAAGCAGTTGTTGGAGGCCTCTGGCTATGACGATCAGTTCGATGATCTGAACAATGTGACGATCTTTGCACCCATAGACAAGGCACTGCAGAACACGGAGTGGGCTCGTCTTCTGAAGGAGCAGCCGGAGGTTCTTAACCACAATCTGGATCTGTTGGAGTTCCTCAACTATCACGTTGTCAAGCCCATGATCAAGACGTGCGATCTGTCGGAGAAGTCCCTGCCTACGATGGCCGGCTCCAATGTCCGTCTGAATCTGTATTCCACCCATGCTCTCTTCTCGGATGTGATGAATCGTGCCACCGTGAACTGTGCCCGCCTGGTGCATTTCGATGACGAGAGCTGTGGCTCGGTGCTGCATCAGCTGGATCGTCCACTGACGCCACCCAAGAAT AATATGCTCAAGGTGCTGGAGGCCAATCCCGGCTACAGCAAATTCTTGGAGCTGGTGCGCAAGGCCAATCTGACCCAGCTGCTGTCCAACGATTCGAATAGCTACACCCTGCTGGTGCCCAAGAACGATGTCTTTGATGAGTTCAGCGAGTCGGGTGAGACCCAGAAGCCCGCAGTCCAGACCCAGGCGGAACTAGTGGCCATGGTCAAGACTCACATTGTGGAGGATGTTGTCTGCTGTGCTGGCATCATTCCCACCAACTGGCCTTTTGTGCGCTCCATCGAATCGATCGGGGGTCAGCATTTGCGCATCACTCGCGATCGTCGGCCCAAGATTGAGAATGCCGGCGTAACCAAGTGCGATGTGGTGGCCACCAATGGCATTCTCCACGAGATCAATGACATCATTGTGCCGAGGCCACAACGTGCCCAGCAACGACCCCAGCTGATCCCGCCAGGCGCTGGCTATCAGCCACAGAGCGACTTTGATGTCTTCTTCTGA
- the mfas gene encoding transforming growth factor-beta-induced protein ig-h3 isoform X5 has protein sequence MLRQWACLLLLGSISIQAVPYYGDGSSFDTEFVPLEQQQQPQGRQDVGPAPGPVPPTTGVEQKPFNVDAITTDVNAPNPAIFFQQSFPFFGNEFFNSFGGFGFGNAQEPWWKGPNVCTEKEEGETVATETEGDETVDTFGQERDGVSSVVRSPLFGQFQFSVNSCMEKPNKHVCTKIVNQNGKKKTLTLTRQCCHGYGRSRNADFSTPCEKIDIKDVEVTAGDMGAKQFIESARKAGELSDMLGQGSGKKVTLFLPKDQDFMEYHAQQQQENAVDQANADKTKPSSIYKLHAVLGELELEDVPNEQLLQTEVPDQKIRINSYQLPPALGLEPYRYSANCVPIDKHDKLSEQAVVHTLNGMLQPLTKNVMDIIRERPDMSIMRTVLEKTNLSAMLEGEKPVTIFVPTDLAFDKLEPHLRRALKEGRGCASNILKNHMLDLTFCSLATVPGAKTTAFNLLGEPLLLNRTQRAENQTGPSSIFINNVAKIMEADIMGTNGVLHVIDTILPTETALPMTTLISQKNLTIFKQLLEASGYDDQFDDLNNVTIFAPIDKALQNTEWARLLKEQPEVLNHNLDLLEFLNYHVVKPMIKTCDLSEKSLPTMAGSNVRLNLYSTHALFSDVMNRATVNCARLVHFDDESCGSVLHQLDRPLTPPKNNMLKVLEANPGYSKFLELVRKANLTQLLSNDSNSYTLLVPKNDVFDEFSESGETQKPAVQTQAELVAMVKTHIVEDVVCCAGIIPTNWPFVRSIESIGGQHLRITRDRRPKIENAGVTKCDVVATNGILHEINDIIVPRPQRAQQRPQLIPPGAGYQPQSDFDVFF, from the exons ATGTTGAGACAGTGGGCttgcctgctcctgctcgggTCCATCTCCATCCAGGCGGTGCCCTACTACGGAGA cggcagtagcTTCGATACTGAGTTCGTGCccctggagcagcagcaacagccccaGGGACGTCAGGATGTGGGTCCAGCGCCCGGCCCCGTTCCGCCAACAACTGGAGTGGAGCAGAAACCTTTCA ATGTGGACGCGATCACCACAGATGTGAATGCACCCAATCCAGCGATATTCTTCCAGCAATCGTTCCCCTTCTTTGGCAATGAGTTCTTCAACTCATTTGGCGGTTTTGGCTTCGGCAATGCCCAGGAGCCCTGGTGGAAAGG TCCCAATGTGTGCACCGAGAAAGAGGAAGGCGAGACCGTGGCCACAGAGACCGAGGGTGATGAAACCGTTGACACCTTTGGCCAGGAACGTGACGGCGTCAGCAGCGTTGTGCGATCCCCACTCTTCGGACAGTTCCAGTTCAGCGTAAACTCCTGCATGGAGAAGCCCAACAAGCACGTCTGCACCAAGAT CGTCAatcaaaatggcaaaaagaaGACCCTGACGTTGACACGTCAGTGCTGTCACGGCTATGGGCGCTCGAGGAACGCGGACTTTAGCACACCCTGCGAGAAGATCGACATCAAGGATGTGGAGGTTACGGCCGGCGACATGGGAGCCAAGCAGTTCATCGAGAGTGCCCGCAAAGCCGGAGAACTGTCGGACATGCTGGGTCAGGGCAGTGGCAAGAAGGTGACTCTGTTTTTGCCCAAGGATCAGGACTTTATGGAGTACcatgcccagcagcagcaggagaat GCAGTGGACCAAGCCAATGCTGATAAAACAAAGCCATCGTCCATCTACAAGCTTCATGCAGTTCTCGGAGAACTTGAACTGGAGGATGTACCCaacgagcagctgctgcaaacGGAGGTGCCAGACCAGAAGATCCGCATCAACAGCTACCAGCTACCCCCAGCTCTGGGTCTAGAGCCCTACCGCTATTCCGCCAACTGTGTGCCAATCGATAAGCACGACAAGCTCTCCGAGCAGGCCGTTGTCCATACACTGAATGGAATGCTCCAGCCCCTGACCAAGAACGTGATGGATATCATTCGCGAGCGCCCGGATATGTCCATAATGCGCACAGTTCTGGAGAAGACCAATCTGAGTGCCATGTTGGAGGGTGAGAAGCCGGTGACCATCTTTGTGCCCACCGATTTGGCCTTCGATAAGCTGGAGCCGCATCTGCGACGGGCTCTGAAGGAGGGACGTGGCTGTGCGTCGA ACATCCTCAAGAACCACATGCTGGATCTTACCTTCTGCTCGCTGGCTACAGTTCCCGGAGCCAAGACGACAGCCTTCAATTTGCTGGGTGAGCCCCTGCTGCTCAATCGCACTCAGCGCGCTGAGAATCAGACTGGACCGTCTTCGATCTTCATCAATAACGTGGCCAAGATAATGGAAGCGGATATTATGGGTACAAATGGTGTGCTCCATGTGATCGATACCATTCTGCCCACGGAGACGGCACTGCCCATGACCACTCTGATATCGCAGAAGAACCTGACCATCTTCAAGCAGTTGTTGGAGGCCTCTGGCTATGACGATCAGTTCGATGATCTGAACAATGTGACGATCTTTGCACCCATAGACAAGGCACTGCAGAACACGGAGTGGGCTCGTCTTCTGAAGGAGCAGCCGGAGGTTCTTAACCACAATCTGGATCTGTTGGAGTTCCTCAACTATCACGTTGTCAAGCCCATGATCAAGACGTGCGATCTGTCGGAGAAGTCCCTGCCTACGATGGCCGGCTCCAATGTCCGTCTGAATCTGTATTCCACCCATGCTCTCTTCTCGGATGTGATGAATCGTGCCACCGTGAACTGTGCCCGCCTGGTGCATTTCGATGACGAGAGCTGTGGCTCGGTGCTGCATCAGCTGGATCGTCCACTGACGCCACCCAAGAAT AATATGCTCAAGGTGCTGGAGGCCAATCCCGGCTACAGCAAATTCTTGGAGCTGGTGCGCAAGGCCAATCTGACCCAGCTGCTGTCCAACGATTCGAATAGCTACACCCTGCTGGTGCCCAAGAACGATGTCTTTGATGAGTTCAGCGAGTCGGGTGAGACCCAGAAGCCCGCAGTCCAGACCCAGGCGGAACTAGTGGCCATGGTCAAGACTCACATTGTGGAGGATGTTGTCTGCTGTGCTGGCATCATTCCCACCAACTGGCCTTTTGTGCGCTCCATCGAATCGATCGGGGGTCAGCATTTGCGCATCACTCGCGATCGTCGGCCCAAGATTGAGAATGCCGGCGTAACCAAGTGCGATGTGGTGGCCACCAATGGCATTCTCCACGAGATCAATGACATCATTGTGCCGAGGCCACAACGTGCCCAGCAACGACCCCAGCTGATCCCGCCAGGCGCTGGCTATCAGCCACAGAGCGACTTTGATGTCTTCTTCTGA